A portion of the Oscillospiraceae bacterium genome contains these proteins:
- a CDS encoding response regulator transcription factor, whose translation MAKILIVDDEPRIRELIRENLQYAGYACEEAGDGSAALSLLSGGGFDLVILDLMMPFMDGMTCLREMRTRHINTPVIILTARGEEYDKLAGLEGGADDYVVKPFSPRELVARVRAVLNRTMPRAETSSATMTFGDLTIDTASHTVRVAGEDVALTPKEFDLLVFLASNKGIALSREKILQKVWNYDYFGEDRTVDTHVKMLRGHLGKCRSYIATVWGIGYKFDPDAVR comes from the coding sequence ATGGCAAAGATCCTGATCGTTGACGACGAGCCCCGCATCCGGGAGCTCATCCGCGAGAATTTACAATATGCGGGCTATGCGTGCGAGGAAGCCGGTGACGGCTCTGCCGCCCTGTCGCTGCTGTCCGGCGGCGGGTTCGACCTGGTGATTCTGGACCTGATGATGCCCTTTATGGACGGTATGACCTGCCTGCGTGAGATGCGCACCCGCCACATCAACACCCCCGTGATCATCCTCACTGCCCGCGGCGAGGAATACGACAAGCTGGCCGGTCTGGAGGGCGGTGCCGACGACTATGTGGTCAAGCCCTTCTCCCCCCGGGAGCTGGTGGCCCGCGTGCGTGCCGTGCTCAACCGCACCATGCCCCGGGCGGAAACTTCTTCCGCCACCATGACCTTTGGGGACCTGACCATCGACACCGCCAGCCACACCGTGCGGGTGGCCGGGGAGGATGTGGCCCTGACCCCCAAGGAGTTCGACCTGCTGGTGTTCCTGGCCTCCAACAAGGGCATCGCCCTCAGCCGCGAAAAGATCCTGCAGAAGGTATGGAACTACGACTACTTCGGCGAGGACCGCACCGTGGACACCCACGTCAAGATGCTGCGCGGTCACCTGGGCAAATGCCGCAGCTACATTGCCACCGTGTGGGGCATCGGCTACAAGTTCGACCCCGACGCAGTGCGGTAA
- a CDS encoding HAMP domain-containing histidine kinase — MRRTNNARRGLGIRGQLMFFLCFICLFLLVLFWILSTQLLEPLYTRHIERQLTTQAENVVSQLDDALAEGTILSSWSFGRLYVNTGFFDKLAMDLYSKGALSSFCVDISDSTLRQIYKIENQSYCNLHETYLSDASSNEVVNTAIAMRKKCRTSPGGFKQTLNPPRLSGSAQLLVGRTTADGAYTVLVTTSLVHVAEASNVLRTLLPLAAALIFVFAMSAAWLFSEWFTKPLRQLSRAARQMAKGNYAVQVESRRSDELGDLAQDFNHMAEEVQRAAQMQRDLLANVSHDLRTPLTLIKGYAETVRDLTGDDKAHRDEQMNIIVDETDRLTALVSSVMELSKVTSGADRCERVNFDMGQLCDEVSERYDAICAQNGWQLKLELPDEELPVYADPDMMQRALHNLLGNAMHHIGPDGIFILRASRCTEGVRVEVEDHGPGIAAADLPYIFDRYYRSRSDAGKQGTGLGLSITKAIFQQHGFRFGVQSTLGKGTIFWFIMNDLPASGQAAAL; from the coding sequence ATGCGGCGAACAAACAATGCCCGGCGCGGGCTTGGCATCCGCGGGCAGCTGATGTTCTTTTTGTGCTTCATCTGCCTGTTTCTGCTGGTGCTGTTCTGGATCCTGTCCACCCAGCTGCTGGAACCGCTGTATACCCGGCACATCGAGCGGCAGCTGACCACCCAGGCCGAAAACGTGGTGTCCCAACTGGACGACGCCCTGGCCGAGGGCACCATTCTTTCTTCCTGGTCCTTCGGACGGCTGTATGTCAACACCGGCTTTTTTGACAAGCTGGCCATGGACCTGTATTCCAAAGGGGCGCTGAGCAGCTTCTGTGTGGACATTTCCGACTCCACCCTGCGGCAGATCTACAAGATCGAGAACCAGTCTTACTGCAACTTACATGAGACGTATCTTTCGGACGCATCCAGCAATGAGGTGGTGAACACCGCCATTGCCATGCGCAAGAAGTGCCGCACCTCGCCGGGCGGCTTCAAGCAGACGCTCAACCCGCCCCGCCTGTCCGGCTCGGCCCAGCTTCTGGTGGGCCGCACCACCGCCGATGGAGCCTACACCGTGCTGGTGACCACCAGTCTGGTGCATGTGGCCGAGGCCAGCAACGTGCTGAGAACCCTGCTGCCGCTGGCGGCGGCCCTGATCTTTGTCTTTGCCATGTCGGCGGCGTGGCTGTTCAGTGAGTGGTTCACAAAGCCCCTGCGGCAGCTGTCCCGCGCCGCCCGCCAGATGGCCAAGGGCAACTACGCCGTGCAGGTGGAGAGCCGCCGCAGCGACGAGCTGGGCGACCTGGCACAGGACTTCAACCATATGGCAGAGGAGGTGCAGCGGGCGGCCCAGATGCAGCGGGACCTGCTGGCCAACGTCTCCCACGACCTGCGCACCCCGCTGACCCTCATCAAGGGCTACGCCGAGACGGTGCGCGACCTGACCGGCGATGACAAGGCCCACCGCGACGAACAAATGAACATCATCGTGGACGAGACCGACCGCCTGACCGCGCTGGTGTCCAGCGTGATGGAGCTGAGCAAGGTGACCAGCGGTGCCGACCGCTGTGAGCGGGTGAACTTTGATATGGGCCAGCTGTGCGACGAAGTGAGCGAACGCTACGACGCCATCTGCGCCCAGAACGGCTGGCAGCTCAAACTGGAGCTGCCGGACGAGGAGCTGCCCGTCTACGCCGACCCGGACATGATGCAGCGCGCGCTGCACAACCTGCTGGGCAACGCCATGCACCACATCGGACCGGACGGCATCTTTATCCTGCGGGCTTCCCGCTGCACCGAAGGGGTCCGCGTGGAGGTGGAGGACCACGGCCCCGGCATCGCCGCCGCCGACCTGCCCTATATCTTCGACCGCTACTACCGCTCCCGTTCAGACGCCGGCAAGCAGGGCACCGGGCTGGGCCTTTCCATCACCAAGGCCATCTTCCAGCAGCACGGCTTCCGCTTCGGCGTGCAGAGCACGCTGGGCAAAGGCACCATCTTCTGGTTCATCATGAACGACCTGCCCGCCAGCGGACAGGCCGCCGCCCTTTGA
- a CDS encoding serine/threonine-protein phosphatase, whose amino-acid sequence MTERTSVLTVKARRSGAPALEARAVLRPAVRRLGAVVLGFAGGWAVLYGALMPFGLGLVLGLAEDCFAPCAAGAALGVLLHGFGALSLRSVCLLCALGAAVAVRWVWPGRFLPAVLAGCGTLAAMGLCFALGTGGGAELALFCTADALLAGLLGLALRRFPPEKPGFGTLLTGAAVAAALGNLPLERFFPGVAVCAAVELVLCSRGQPGAALACSGMLGAALCAADPALACAAAGLACGAAAACILAPGRRVEAAAAYAGGCVTGVLCVQPPGQAFAVLFSAGAGILCVLALPKSWLAPVAAPADRSQPVERARYPAAATRLEAVAQSLSSLAETVNDVYNALPHRCESYRWVIDNTHDSLCFNCGRREQCWKQEYAATLEGMEALRPLLEENGRLEPAQLPGQLSRCIHPAALCAAAARSFALYRSRKESRLHAEAMRTVFTEQYSAVAEALAVLGEQLGRPGEPEPYRSDRVAAFFTSLGSPPLECAVTLDDLGRTHAAVTLPRTRFGPQELAALAREVGRICRRTLETPQVLSCKGMTTLLFSERPVLRAVFGMAGAAAQGEVSGDAVQQFCSPTAAQMILCDGMGTGRPAAVDGNLAAELTARLLKAGIPAELAARLVNVALALKSEEESGATLDLISVDLYTGTARLFKAGAAPGFLVHGGRARAVGDVSLPVGILGGVNGQSRVVHLCAGDYAVLVSDGLLVDGTAWVAKQLELSAAAGEAPAQVAKTLVETARARALRTGRPDDITAAVLRLENGG is encoded by the coding sequence ATGACAGAGCGGACGAGTGTTTTGACGGTAAAAGCCCGGCGCAGCGGGGCTCCGGCGCTGGAAGCGCGGGCAGTATTGCGCCCGGCGGTGCGTCGGCTGGGAGCGGTGGTCCTGGGGTTTGCCGGGGGCTGGGCGGTGCTGTACGGAGCGCTGATGCCCTTTGGGCTGGGCCTTGTGCTGGGCCTTGCGGAGGACTGCTTTGCTCCCTGTGCGGCGGGGGCCGCGCTGGGGGTGCTGCTGCATGGCTTCGGGGCGCTGTCGCTGCGCAGCGTCTGTTTGTTGTGTGCGCTGGGGGCTGCGGTGGCTGTGCGGTGGGTCTGGCCGGGCAGATTCCTGCCCGCTGTGCTGGCGGGCTGCGGTACGTTGGCCGCCATGGGCCTGTGCTTTGCGCTGGGCACCGGCGGCGGGGCGGAGCTGGCGCTGTTCTGCACGGCGGACGCCTTGCTGGCGGGGCTGCTGGGGCTGGCACTGCGGCGCTTCCCGCCCGAAAAACCGGGCTTTGGCACCCTGCTCACCGGGGCCGCTGTGGCAGCGGCACTGGGAAACCTGCCGCTGGAACGGTTCTTCCCCGGGGTGGCGGTGTGCGCGGCGGTGGAGCTGGTGCTGTGCAGCCGGGGGCAGCCGGGGGCGGCACTGGCCTGCAGCGGGATGCTGGGCGCGGCCCTCTGCGCCGCGGACCCGGCCCTTGCCTGCGCAGCCGCCGGGCTTGCCTGCGGGGCGGCTGCGGCCTGCATTCTGGCCCCGGGCCGCCGTGTGGAAGCGGCTGCCGCCTATGCGGGCGGCTGCGTGACGGGGGTGCTCTGCGTCCAGCCGCCCGGGCAGGCCTTTGCAGTGCTGTTCAGCGCAGGGGCGGGCATCCTGTGTGTGCTGGCTCTGCCCAAAAGCTGGCTGGCTCCTGTGGCCGCACCGGCCGACCGTTCCCAGCCGGTGGAGCGCGCCCGCTACCCGGCGGCGGCCACCCGGCTGGAAGCCGTGGCCCAGAGCCTTTCGTCGCTGGCCGAGACGGTGAACGACGTGTACAATGCCCTGCCGCACCGGTGCGAGAGCTACCGCTGGGTCATTGACAACACCCACGACAGCCTGTGCTTCAACTGCGGGCGGCGAGAACAGTGCTGGAAGCAGGAGTATGCGGCCACGCTGGAGGGCATGGAGGCCCTGCGCCCGCTGCTGGAAGAAAACGGCAGGCTGGAACCGGCGCAATTGCCCGGGCAATTGTCCCGGTGCATCCACCCGGCGGCGCTGTGCGCGGCGGCAGCCCGCTCCTTTGCGCTCTACCGCAGCCGCAAGGAGAGCCGTCTCCACGCCGAGGCCATGCGCACCGTGTTCACCGAGCAGTACAGTGCCGTGGCCGAGGCGCTGGCCGTGCTGGGGGAGCAGCTGGGCCGTCCGGGCGAGCCGGAGCCCTACCGCTCCGACCGGGTGGCGGCGTTTTTCACCTCTCTGGGCAGCCCGCCGCTGGAATGCGCGGTCACGCTGGATGACCTGGGCCGCACCCATGCGGCGGTCACCCTGCCGCGCACCCGGTTCGGCCCGCAGGAGCTGGCGGCGCTGGCCCGCGAGGTGGGGCGCATCTGCCGCCGCACGCTGGAAACGCCGCAGGTGCTGTCCTGCAAGGGCATGACGACCCTGTTGTTCAGTGAAAGACCGGTGCTGCGGGCGGTGTTCGGCATGGCGGGCGCGGCGGCGCAGGGGGAGGTGTCCGGCGACGCGGTGCAGCAGTTCTGCAGCCCGACGGCGGCCCAGATGATCCTGTGCGACGGCATGGGCACCGGCCGTCCGGCGGCAGTGGACGGCAATCTGGCGGCAGAGCTGACGGCACGGCTGCTGAAGGCGGGCATCCCGGCAGAACTGGCGGCAAGGCTGGTGAACGTGGCGCTGGCTCTTAAGAGCGAGGAAGAGAGCGGCGCAACGCTGGACCTGATCAGTGTGGACCTGTACACCGGCACGGCACGGCTGTTCAAGGCCGGGGCAGCCCCGGGCTTTCTGGTGCACGGCGGCAGGGCGCGGGCCGTGGGGGACGTGAGCCTGCCGGTGGGCATTCTGGGCGGGGTGAACGGCCAGAGCCGGGTGGTGCATCTGTGTGCCGGGGATTATGCGGTGCTGGTGTCGGATGGGCTGCTGGTGGACGGCACCGCGTGGGTGGCAAAGCAGCTGGAGCTGTCCGCTGCGGCAGGCGAAGCACCGGCCCAGGTGGCAAAGACGCTGGTGGAAACGGCACGGGCGCGGGCCCTGCGCACCGGCCGCCCGGATGACATCACGGCGGCGGTGCTGCGGCTGGAAAACGGCGGCTGA
- a CDS encoding pectinesterase family protein yields the protein MLCITVAQDGSGDFASISEAVLAVPYDCPAQIRIGAGIYREKLVCEKKDIALQGAGADCTRLVWGDGGKLPHPDGRPTHTFRSYTAFFSGERLRVEDLTIENDAGPGAKAGQAVAAYVDSAHAVFEKVRLLGNQDTLFCAPLPEKEREKDGFLGPRGLAPRRASAQYYHDCEIAGDIDFIFGGADALFEQCTLRTVNNGLTHSWVTAPSGAADGLGFVFWDCDFVSDSCPQGTVYLGRPWRPTGKTAVLTSRLGAHIAPEGFAGWNDRTDSDLARFAEAGNTGAGACPRGPWVQALDETQAGALLCAARRRCRPE from the coding sequence ATGCTTTGCATCACGGTGGCACAGGACGGCAGCGGGGACTTTGCATCCATTTCCGAGGCGGTGCTGGCCGTCCCCTACGACTGCCCGGCCCAGATCCGCATCGGGGCGGGCATTTACCGGGAAAAACTGGTCTGCGAAAAAAAGGACATCGCCCTGCAGGGTGCCGGGGCGGACTGCACCCGGCTCGTGTGGGGGGACGGCGGCAAGCTGCCCCACCCGGATGGGCGGCCCACCCATACCTTCCGCAGCTACACGGCGTTTTTCAGCGGCGAGCGGCTGCGGGTGGAAGATCTGACCATTGAGAACGATGCCGGCCCCGGCGCAAAGGCGGGCCAGGCCGTGGCGGCCTATGTGGACAGCGCCCATGCGGTGTTCGAGAAGGTGCGGCTGCTGGGCAATCAGGATACGCTGTTCTGCGCCCCTCTGCCGGAGAAGGAGCGGGAGAAGGACGGCTTCCTCGGCCCGCGCGGCCTTGCTCCGCGCCGGGCAAGCGCCCAGTATTACCACGATTGTGAGATCGCGGGAGACATTGATTTCATCTTTGGCGGGGCGGATGCCCTGTTTGAGCAGTGTACCCTGCGCACGGTGAACAACGGTCTTACGCACAGCTGGGTCACGGCACCCTCCGGTGCGGCGGATGGGCTGGGCTTTGTGTTCTGGGACTGCGACTTTGTGTCGGATAGCTGCCCGCAGGGCACCGTGTATCTGGGGCGGCCCTGGCGGCCCACCGGGAAAACGGCGGTGCTGACCAGCCGTCTGGGGGCCCACATTGCCCCGGAGGGCTTTGCGGGCTGGAACGACCGCACCGACTCGGACCTTGCCCGGTTTGCCGAGGCCGGCAACACTGGCGCAGGGGCCTGCCCGCGCGGGCCGTGGGTGCAGGCACTGGACGAAACACAGGCCGGGGCGCTGCTGTGCGCTGCACGCAGGCGGTGCCGCCCGGAATAA